A single region of the Salvia miltiorrhiza cultivar Shanhuang (shh) chromosome 8, IMPLAD_Smil_shh, whole genome shotgun sequence genome encodes:
- the LOC131001477 gene encoding protein MIZU-KUSSEI 1, with the protein MIMSYPVGGRTAVDCEKQVRSWRLLRSVAELLLPTCNCMITQENEFRHKRSSSSTVSGTIYGQRRGKVSLCIQTNPDSTSPILLLELAIPTNVLAKEMKGGSIRFAFECKTDPGSGPLLSMPAWTMYCNGRKLGFAVKRKPSRADVELLQKMQNVVVGAGVDDDVMYLRGMFHRFHASANSDSFHLIDPDAAQELSFYFLRSYC; encoded by the coding sequence ATGATCATGTCCTACCCGGTTGGCGGCCGCACCGCCGTGGACTGCGAGAAACAAGTCCGGTCGTGGCGGCTCCTCCGCTCCGTGGCGGAGCTGCTCCTCCCCACGTGCAACTGCATGATAACACAAGAAAACGAGTTCCGCCACAAGCGATCCTCCTCGTCGACGGTCTCCGGCACGATCTACGGGCAGCGGCGCGGCAAAGTGAGCCTCTGCATCCAAACAAACCCTGATTCAACATCTCCGATCCTCCTTCTGGAGCTGGCCATCCCCACAAACGTTCTAGCCAAGGAAATGAAAGGCGGGTCGATCCGGTTCGCCTTCGAGTGCAAAACGGATCCGGGTTCGGGTCCCCTGTTGTCCATGCCTGCATGGACAATGTACTGCAACGGAAGGAAACTAGGGTTTGCGGTGAAGAGGAAGCCTTCCAGGGCTGACGTGGAGCTTCTGCAGAAGATGCAAAACGTCGTCGTTGGCGCCGGCGTGGACGACGACGTCATGTATCTGCGAGGCATGTTTCACAGATTTCATGCCTCTGCCAATTCCGACTCGTTTCACTTGATTGATCCTGATGCAGCCCAGGAGCtaagtttttattttcttcGATCATATTGTTGA